Proteins from a genomic interval of Chitinophagales bacterium:
- a CDS encoding AMP-binding protein: protein MSAVASNFKTPLEMLYHWEKNKPDAIYLSQPLKGEYRHWTWKEAGQEIRRIAAALKALNFPPKSNIALISKNCAHWMMTDLAIMMAGHVSVPMYPNLHAETVRYILEHSGAKAIFIGKLDDWDSMKSGLTEDILPISFPLYGPEGYNKWEDLAAKHTPMEGEPNRDMDEIMTIIYTSGTTGTPKGVVHNFEALAFATTNALKERLNPGPDGGRFFSYLPLSHIAERLLTGMGGMYSGGQVYFAESLDTFNKDLVTARPTIFLAVPRIWTKFKGAILSKMPQKKLNIFLKIPILSGIVKKKIQTNLGLDQVRHVISGAAPIAPSLLEWYQKLGLDIQEAYGMTENAAYSHSNPKGKCKIGTVGTVMPGVECKISDIGEILVKSKATMVGYYKQPAQTKETMTDDGYLKTGDQGEIDANGYLKITGRVKDIFKTAKAKYVAPSPIELKLSKNPYIEQVCVVGTGMPQPMALIVLSEEGAKMERSEIAASLKATFAEVNPTLENHEKLKKAIIMKEAWTVENDLLTPSLKIKRNPLEKQFSPSYDAWYEDKEAVVWC from the coding sequence ATGTCTGCAGTAGCTTCCAACTTCAAAACTCCATTAGAAATGTTATACCATTGGGAAAAAAATAAACCCGATGCCATTTATTTGAGTCAACCACTCAAAGGTGAATACCGTCATTGGACTTGGAAAGAAGCGGGTCAGGAGATTAGGCGCATTGCAGCAGCATTGAAGGCATTGAATTTTCCGCCCAAAAGCAACATTGCTTTGATTTCTAAAAACTGCGCTCATTGGATGATGACCGATTTGGCAATTATGATGGCGGGTCATGTGTCAGTCCCCATGTACCCCAACTTACATGCCGAAACGGTGCGCTATATTTTGGAACACAGTGGTGCAAAAGCAATTTTCATTGGTAAATTGGACGATTGGGATTCGATGAAAAGTGGTTTGACAGAAGACATTTTGCCGATTTCGTTTCCGCTTTATGGTCCCGAAGGTTACAACAAATGGGAGGACTTAGCTGCAAAACACACTCCAATGGAAGGTGAACCCAACCGAGATATGGACGAAATTATGACCATCATTTACACTTCTGGCACCACAGGTACTCCCAAAGGCGTAGTGCATAATTTTGAAGCGTTGGCTTTTGCAACAACCAACGCATTGAAGGAAAGACTCAATCCTGGCCCTGATGGAGGACGTTTTTTTTCTTATTTGCCTTTGTCACACATTGCAGAACGTTTGCTCACTGGCATGGGCGGCATGTATTCAGGCGGACAGGTATATTTTGCCGAATCTTTGGATACTTTCAATAAAGACTTGGTAACGGCTCGCCCCACTATTTTCTTGGCTGTTCCTCGAATTTGGACCAAATTTAAGGGAGCGATTCTCTCTAAAATGCCTCAAAAGAAACTCAATATTTTCCTCAAAATCCCTATTCTGTCGGGTATCGTCAAAAAGAAAATTCAAACCAATTTGGGTTTGGACCAAGTGCGGCACGTCATTTCGGGAGCTGCTCCAATTGCTCCTTCTCTACTGGAATGGTACCAGAAATTGGGTTTGGATATTCAAGAAGCATACGGCATGACCGAAAATGCAGCGTATTCTCATTCCAATCCGAAGGGCAAGTGTAAAATCGGAACTGTCGGTACGGTGATGCCTGGTGTGGAGTGCAAAATCAGCGATATTGGCGAAATTCTCGTCAAAAGTAAGGCTACTATGGTGGGCTACTACAAACAACCTGCTCAAACGAAGGAAACAATGACCGATGATGGCTACTTGAAAACGGGCGATCAAGGGGAAATTGATGCCAACGGTTATTTGAAGATTACGGGGCGGGTGAAAGACATTTTCAAGACTGCAAAGGCAAAATATGTTGCCCCAAGTCCTATTGAATTGAAGTTGTCTAAAAATCCGTACATCGAGCAGGTTTGTGTGGTCGGAACGGGTATGCCGCAGCCTATGGCCTTGATTGTCTTATCAGAAGAAGGGGCGAAAATGGAACGATCCGAGATTGCAGCGAGTTTGAAGGCCACTTTTGCGGAGGTGAATCCTACTTTGGAAAATCATGAGAAATTGAAGAAGGCAATCATTATGAAAGAGGCTTGGACGGTGGAAAATGACCTATTGACTCCCTCTCTCAAAATCAAACGCAATCCTTTGGAGAAGCAATTTAGCCCAAGTTATGATGCGTGGTATGAGGATAAGGAGGCGGTGGTTTGGTGTTGA
- a CDS encoding DUF4834 family protein, which yields MALLKFILVVYLIYISLKFVFVRVVPMLLVRKIQKLQEEAINRQQNAQQAYRQGATQSQGYQKPQQKGNVTITVDPQKHSSNAQFDDGEYIDYEEIK from the coding sequence ATGGCTTTATTAAAATTCATTCTTGTTGTTTATTTGATTTATATTTCCCTCAAATTTGTTTTTGTTAGAGTCGTACCTATGTTATTGGTTCGCAAAATTCAAAAACTCCAAGAAGAAGCCATCAATAGACAACAAAATGCACAACAGGCTTATCGTCAAGGAGCTACCCAATCACAAGGATATCAAAAACCACAGCAAAAAGGCAATGTAACCATCACCGTAGATCCCCAAAAACATTCCTCCAATGCACAATTTGATGATGGAGAATACATTGATTATGAGGAGATTAAGTAA